The DNA sequence TTGCTGTCAATCGAGATGACGAGATAGGCGCTTGCCTTCGAGTGAATCATCGAACCTTTGGTGTCATTGCGGGTTCGCGCGGAAGGGGCATACTATTTCTAGGGAAGATTTGGTTCTTAAGAGCGGTTCTTCTTATTCACCGCAGGGAGGTAATTCAGGATACTTCGTCTTCTGGCTTGGGCCACCACATCAAGTTCCCGGGCCATAGCCCCCGCCGAGATCAGTTTTTCTAACGCTGCCAACCACGCACCGGACTCCACTGGGCTGTGTAAAACGTATCGTCTCTCAACCCGTATTGCTCCCTCTTCGGGACATACCACTTGACAAGCCCCGCAGTAGAGACAGAACCGCTCATCGAGGAGCACTTCTCCCTTCTTGAGAAGCAAGGCGTCGGTGGGGCAGATGTCCACACAAGCCTGACAGCCTTTGGGGCATCGCGTCCGATCCAGATACACGCGCCCGGCCATGGGCTTGGTCACTGAAATAGCCCCCTCTGGACAAGCGACTTCACACTGCATGCAGTAAATGCACCCCTCACGGTCAATGCGCACGTCTAAGATAGTTTTCACGCGCCCTCGGGAGTCCGTTTCAGTCTCCACTTGGATGACCTCTGGCGGGCAGTTCTCACGACATGCCAGTTTACAACTGGGGCGGCAAGCCGCTACGTTTACGCTGATCTCTTTGACCAGGGAGGGGAAAGCCTCATACTCCAGCACGGGGATCTTGGGCTCACCATCTACAGTGATCCGCAGTGCGTTGGTCGGACAGAGGACCACACATTCGCCGCAAAAATTGCACTTGCTCTCGTCAATATCAATGCTTGGGCGCACTACCAGTCGGCCGTTCTCCACATTTCCCCGTTGCAATCTAACGGCTTCTAATGGACAGGCCGCGGAGCATATATCGCAGCCCACGCACTGCTGGCGTAGCCATTCTAAGCGGTGGGAGCGAGTGATCATCCGACGCTCTAAGACAAAGCCGAGTCCAGTCTCTTGTTTGGTAGTAATGCCGCGTTTCACTGTTCACTCCTCAGACCAAGACGTAGTTTGTATAGGGCGTTGGCGAAGTAACAACGCGCGCTATCCCAACGGTTGGTTGATACGTCTAGTACTCGCGTGGTAGGCCCTCCAATTCGGCATAATTGAATATTGGGCCGTCCTTGCAGACATAGAGCGGGCCAACGTTACAACGGCCACATTTGCCAATGCCGCATTT is a window from the Chloroflexota bacterium genome containing:
- a CDS encoding 4Fe-4S binding protein; amino-acid sequence: MKRGITTKQETGLGFVLERRMITRSHRLEWLRQQCVGCDICSAACPLEAVRLQRGNVENGRLVVRPSIDIDESKCNFCGECVVLCPTNALRITVDGEPKIPVLEYEAFPSLVKEISVNVAACRPSCKLACRENCPPEVIQVETETDSRGRVKTILDVRIDREGCIYCMQCEVACPEGAISVTKPMAGRVYLDRTRCPKGCQACVDICPTDALLLKKGEVLLDERFCLYCGACQVVCPEEGAIRVERRYVLHSPVESGAWLAALEKLISAGAMARELDVVAQARRRSILNYLPAVNKKNRS